A window of Lepidochelys kempii isolate rLepKem1 chromosome 1, rLepKem1.hap2, whole genome shotgun sequence contains these coding sequences:
- the TRMT10C gene encoding tRNA methyltransferase 10 homolog C: protein MKFFNMLLRSIVRRSVFPFAMQNGSKKDLFLTTPQRSFPCRTLILSPALKKQISSSPTEKLDLDGWKNVMRSGMQEEVGEASESEEDSTLAATRELVEMWRLAGKTVPENISEEEIKTLMECSTKSSKKKYLKYLAVKEKVKKANKVKQEKQKEAKRERLEKAKKNDTGELKNTFLLQFWSKSMDKMYNWRTAQAMIFGQPLVFDMAYENYMSRREMENTVNQLMETEGWNRRAVDPFHLHFCNVKVDGPYHKEFVKRYGEAWDNLLVTVTEQSHTDVFPSDKLIYLTADSPNVMKKFEHDKIYIVGSMVDRNIQTGISLAHAKRLKLTTERLPLERYLKWETGAKNLTLDQMIRILLTLKDTGNWLEALKFVPKRKYEAFVDTSFYSKHKTDTGRRTKVFEFSNSKEKVKKPFVENSFRKQTQKKWWIAEES, encoded by the coding sequence ATGAAGTTTTTTAATATGCTTCTCAGAAGCATTGTGAGACGTTCGGTTTTTCCATTTGCTATGCAGAATGGGTcaaaaaaagatttgtttttaacaaCTCCCCAGAGGTCATTTCCATGTAGAACACTGATTTtgtctcctgccctgaagaaGCAGATTTCATCCAGCCCCACTGAGAAGCTAGATTTGGATGGGTGGAAAAATGTCATGAGATCTGGAATGCAAGAGGAAGTCGGTGAGGCATCTGAGAGTGAGGAAGATTCTACTTTAGCTGCCACAAGGGAACTTGTGGAGATGTGGAGGCTAGCTGGCAAAACTGTTCCAGAAAATATCAGTGAAGAAGAGATAAAGACCCTTATGGAATGTTCCACTAAGTCATCCAAAaagaagtatttaaaatacttagcTGTCAAAGAAAAAGTGAAGAAAGCTAATAAAGTAAAGCAGGAAAAGCAAAAGGAAGCAAAGAGGGAAAGGCTGGAAAAGGCTAAAAAAAATGATACTGGTGAGCTGAAGAATACTTTCTTATTACAGTTTTGGTCCAAGTCTATGGATAAGATGTATAACTGGAGGACTGCTCAGGCTATGATCTTTGGCCAGCCTCTAGTATTTGACATGGCTTACGAAAATTACATGTCACGTAGAGAAATGGAGAACACAGTGAATCAGCTAATGGAGACCGAAGGTTGGAATCGAAGAGCTGTGGATCCTTTTCACTTACATTTCTGTAATGTCAAAGTAGATGGCCCATATCATAAAGAATTTGTCAAGCGCTATGGAGAGGCATGGGACAATTTACTTGTGACTGTGACAGAACAGTCTCACACAGATGTCTTTCCAAGCGACAAGCTCATCTACTTAACTGCTGACTCTCCCAATGTAATGAAGAAGTTTGAGCATGATAAAATTTATATAGTTGGATCAATGGTTGACAGGAATATACAGACTGGAATCTCTCTTGCACATGCAAAACGCTTGAAATTAACAACTGAACGTCTTCCACTGGAGAGGTACTTGAAGTGGGAAACTGGTGCCAAAAATCTCACATTGGACCAAATGATTCGTATTTTATTAACTTTAAAAGATACTGGAAATTGGCTGGAGGCGCTGAAATTCGTTCCAAAAAGAAAATATGAAGCTTTTGTAGATACATCCTTCTATTCAAAGCATAAAACTGATACAGGGAGAAGAACAAAGGTGTTTGAATTTAGCAATAGTAAGGAAAAAGTAAAGAAGCCCTTTGTAGAGAATTCCTTCAGGAAGCAAACACAGAAAAAATGGTGGATAGCTGAAGAATCTTAA
- the TXNL4B gene encoding thioredoxin-like protein 4B: protein MSFLLPKLTNKKEVDQAIKSVAEKVLVLRFGKDDDPVCLQLDDTLAKTSHDLSKMAAIYLVDVNKVPVYTQYFDISYIPSTVFFFNGQHMKVDYGSPDHTKFVGSFKTKQDFIDLIEVIYRGAMRGKLIVRSPIDPKNVPKYDLLYQGI from the exons ATGAGTTTCCTGCTGCCCAAACTGACCAATAAAAAGGAAGTGGATCAGGCAATAAAAAGTGTAGCGGAGAAAGTTTTGGTTCTTCGATTTGGGAAAGATGATGATCCTGTTTGTCTTCAATTGGATGATACT CTTGCAAAGACATCTCATGACTTAAGTAAAATGGCAGCCATTTACTTGGTGGATGTGAACAAGGTGCCAGTGTACACCCAGTATTTTGACATCAGTTATATTCCATCTACTGTCTTTTTCTTCAATGGACAGCACATGAAAGTGGATTATGG GTCTCCAGATCACACTAAATTTGTGGGAAGCTTTAAAACAAAGCAAGATTTCATAGATTTGATTGAAGTGATTTACCGTGGAGCAATGCGTGGAAAGCTCATTGTACGGAGTCCTATTGATCCAAAAAATGTTCCCAAATATGACCTTCTCTATCAAggaatttaa
- the LOC140896052 gene encoding putative protein ARB2BP, whose translation MENPKTELNEITRSPSQCPKVNMDQLQMEQELSFRKLVESSECPEQLKYDFNKNGELKHLDTNEPFVFNYYKNALERNHKRYQVLGHLITQYVYELLERVCKLQKVHIPTDATEDEPRSFFFINEKALTSSSSLIVLLQDHGVFRAGQWGLKTIIHEGLDHGTQIPFIKTALQCYGGVIVLNPNDNFIDLKMEDEWLSLSTKEESSTVNSSWWIPKRCSSSPEEHTIYIWDNFISKSAAKNVAFIAHGYGGLVFINLLMQRTWEVMNKVYSVALIDSMHHTLHQAKNNPQVQEWIQKHCREWVTNSKPLDRPTGSLVKVDCPTVSAGTEKYRLAPSSTLQAIFKYLKSTLKARKTVALSRSPIVTRSSKNKERGNT comes from the exons ATGGAG AATCCCAAGACAGAGCTGAATGAAATCACCAGAAGCCCTTCCCAGTGCCCTAAAGTAAACATGGAT CAGTTGCAAATGGAGCAGGAGTTAAGCTTCAGGAAACTAGTAGAGAGTTCAGAGTGTCCAGAGCAACTGAAATACGACTTCAACAAAAATGGTGAACTGAAGCATCTAGATACCAATGAGCCCTTTGTCTTTAATTATTACAAAAATGCACTTGAGAGGAACCATAAACGCTATCAAGTTCTGGGGCATCTCATTACACAGTATGTTTATGAGCTCCTGGAAAGAGTCTGCAAGCTTCAGAAAGTCCACATCCCAACAGATGCTACAGAAGATGAACCCAGAAGTTTCTTTTTCATCAACGAGAAAGCATTAACTAGTTCCTCAAGCCTAATTGTGCTCCTACAAGACCATGGAGTCTTTCGTGCTGGTCAATGGGGGCTAAAGACCATAATCCATGAGGGCCTGGATCATGGAACTCAAATACCATTCATTAAAACAGCCCTTCAATGCTATGGAGGAGTGATTGTTTTAAATCCCAATGACAATTTCATTGATCTGAAGATGGAAGATGAGTGGTTAAGTTTATCTACCAAGGAAGAATCTTCCACTGTAAATTCCTCCTGGTGGATCCCAAAgaggtgcagcagcagccccgAAGAGCACACCATTTACATTTGGgataattttatttcaaagagCGCAGCCAAGAATGTGGCCTTTATTGCCCATGGCTACGGAGGCTTGGTTTTCATCAATCTGCTCATGCAGAGAACATGGGAAGTGATGAATAAAGTGTATTCTGTGGCCCTTATTGACTCCATGCACCACACGTTACACCAGGCAAAAAATAATCCACAAGTGCAAGAATGGATACAGAAACATTGCCGTGAATGGGTAACAAACAGTAAACCTCTAGACAGACCCACAGGTTCCCTTGTGAAAGTGGATTGTCCTACAGTCTCTGCTGGGACTGAAAAATACAGGTTAGCACCATCCTCCACCTTACAGGCCATTTTCAAGTACCTGAAGAGCACACTGAAAGCTAGGAAGACAGTAGCTTTATCTCGTTCTCCTATTGTAACAAGGAGCAGCAAAAATAAGGAGAGAGGCAATACATAA